From a single Aquarana catesbeiana isolate 2022-GZ linkage group LG09, ASM4218655v1, whole genome shotgun sequence genomic region:
- the LOC141107527 gene encoding zinc-alpha-2-glycoprotein-like isoform X1 — protein sequence MTGPTARSLAQYGEGIQLPADVFVLCPEEPPESLKSHDDCLQAYQPRPMESCSVDKCVQCPEESPEPVTSYDGGLRMLKPKYEVIRSCLIVYLGIIRKIYLRFIQSKTQFKLDFGHHSQYNKRPRKEPARKLFSISPYGILKKSDSSSRDLLPAAYLSSSLILKVMLTSLFQSLVSETQSLMYYHTGVYQQDKCPFRFEAVGFVNDQQIDKYDHDRKCDVPVASWMEKHEDESYWDRETNYRRGWEKVFEDNLRILKHRLNDSSVFLTLQLMYGCKRNTDGSVRGHYQYALNGRDFLYLDDKSSLWTPVLYEAQISADRWNSDPIIAKSVIGYLTQHCTNALQKYISLGEPELNKRVPPEVKVWSHHQSDGITRLQCLVYGFHPRPVDVKWVRNGEDDVPSDEMSPILPHLDGTYQIRVSVEVPTREVDTYSCHVDHSSLKETLTVKWEPTKYDVKVRLVLLSSSFISILIMIFCIRMFQARRTPIVLTRESI from the exons ATGACTGGGCCTACGGCCAGGAGTTTGGCACAATATGGCGAAGGCATCCAGCTACCAGCAG ATGTATTTGTACTTTGTCCGGAAGAACCTCCAGAGTCTCTCAAATCACACGATGATTGTCTGCAAGCATATCAACCTAGACCAATGGAATCTTGTTCAGTTG ATAAATGTGTACAGTGCCCAGAGGAAAGTCCAGAGCCCGTCACATCATATGATGGAGGTTTACGAATGTTAAAACCTAAATATGAAGTAATCAGATCATGTCTAATCG TGTATCTTGGCATCATAAGAAAAATATATTTGAGATTCATACAGTCTAAAACACAGTTCAAGTTGGATTTTGGCCATCATTCCCAGTATAACAAACGTCCTCGAAAGGAGCCAGCTAGAAAACTCTTTTCCATATCCCCAT ATGGTATACTCAAAAAATCAGATTCATCCTCCAGAGATCTACTTCCTGCAGCCTATCTTTCATCTTCGTTAATACTTAAAGTAATGTTAACATCATTGTTTCAGAGTCTCGTCTCTG AAACACAGAGCCTGATGTATTACCACACTGGAGTATATCAGCAAGACAAATGTCCTTTCAGATTTGAAGCTGTGGGCTTCGTGAATGATCAGCAGATAGACAAATATGACCATGATAGAAAGTGTGACGTCCCTGTGGCCTCCTGGATGGAAAAGCACGAGGATGAAAGTTATTGGGACAGGGAAACAAATTATCGCCGAGGCTGGGAGAAGGTCTTCGAGGACAACCTCCGTATACTGAAGCATCGGCTCAACGATTCTTCTG TTTTCCTCACTCTCCAGCTTATGTATGGTTGTAAAAGGAACACAGATGGAAGTGTCAGAGGCCATTACCAGTATGCCCTGAATGGGAGAGACTTCTTGTACCTAGATGACAAGTCATCGCTGTGGACGCCGGTTTTGTATGAAGCACAGATCAGCGCTGATCGATGGAACAGCGACCCAATAATTGCCAAGAGTGTAATAGGCTATCTTACACAGCACTGCACTAATGCTCTGCAAAAATACATAAGCTTGGGTGAACCAGAGCTGAACAAGAGAG TGCCCCCAGAGGTGAAGGTGTGGAGTCATCACCAATCAGATGGGATAacaagacttcagtgcctggtGTACGGGTTTCACCCCCGACCTGTGGATGTGAAGTGGGTGAGGAATGGGGAGGATGATGTTCCTTCAGATGAAATGAGTCCAATTCTCCCCCATCTTGATGGCACCTATCAGATCAGAGTCAGTGTGGAAGTGCCAACAAGGGAGGTAGATACTTACTCCTGTCATGTGGACCACAGCAGTCTGAAGGAGACTCTCACTGTAAAATGGG
- the LOC141107527 gene encoding zinc-alpha-2-glycoprotein-like isoform X2, protein MTGPTARSLAQYGEGIQLPADVFVLCPEEPPESLKSHDDCLQAYQPRPMESCSVDKCVQCPEESPEPVTSYDGGLRMLKPKYEVIRSCLIVYLGIIRKIYLRFIQSKTQFKLDFGHHSQYNKRPRKEPARKLFSISPYGILKKSDSSSRDLLPAAYLSSSLILKVMLTSLFQSLVSETQSLMYYHTGVYQQDKCPFRFEAVGFVNDQQIDKYDHDRKCDVPVASWMEKHEDESYWDRETNYRRGWEKVFEDNLRILKHRLNDSSVFLTLQLMYGCKRNTDGSVRGHYQYALNGRDFLYLDDKSSLWTPVLYEAQISADRWNSDPIIAKSVIGYLTQHCTNALQKYISLGEPELNKRVPPEVKVWSHHQSDGITRLQCLVYGFHPRPVDVKWVRNGEDDVPSDEMSPILPHLDGTYQIRVSVEVPTREVDTYSCHVDHSSLKETLTVKWEPTKYDVKVRLVLLSSSFISILIMIFCIRMGIHLSA, encoded by the exons ATGACTGGGCCTACGGCCAGGAGTTTGGCACAATATGGCGAAGGCATCCAGCTACCAGCAG ATGTATTTGTACTTTGTCCGGAAGAACCTCCAGAGTCTCTCAAATCACACGATGATTGTCTGCAAGCATATCAACCTAGACCAATGGAATCTTGTTCAGTTG ATAAATGTGTACAGTGCCCAGAGGAAAGTCCAGAGCCCGTCACATCATATGATGGAGGTTTACGAATGTTAAAACCTAAATATGAAGTAATCAGATCATGTCTAATCG TGTATCTTGGCATCATAAGAAAAATATATTTGAGATTCATACAGTCTAAAACACAGTTCAAGTTGGATTTTGGCCATCATTCCCAGTATAACAAACGTCCTCGAAAGGAGCCAGCTAGAAAACTCTTTTCCATATCCCCAT ATGGTATACTCAAAAAATCAGATTCATCCTCCAGAGATCTACTTCCTGCAGCCTATCTTTCATCTTCGTTAATACTTAAAGTAATGTTAACATCATTGTTTCAGAGTCTCGTCTCTG AAACACAGAGCCTGATGTATTACCACACTGGAGTATATCAGCAAGACAAATGTCCTTTCAGATTTGAAGCTGTGGGCTTCGTGAATGATCAGCAGATAGACAAATATGACCATGATAGAAAGTGTGACGTCCCTGTGGCCTCCTGGATGGAAAAGCACGAGGATGAAAGTTATTGGGACAGGGAAACAAATTATCGCCGAGGCTGGGAGAAGGTCTTCGAGGACAACCTCCGTATACTGAAGCATCGGCTCAACGATTCTTCTG TTTTCCTCACTCTCCAGCTTATGTATGGTTGTAAAAGGAACACAGATGGAAGTGTCAGAGGCCATTACCAGTATGCCCTGAATGGGAGAGACTTCTTGTACCTAGATGACAAGTCATCGCTGTGGACGCCGGTTTTGTATGAAGCACAGATCAGCGCTGATCGATGGAACAGCGACCCAATAATTGCCAAGAGTGTAATAGGCTATCTTACACAGCACTGCACTAATGCTCTGCAAAAATACATAAGCTTGGGTGAACCAGAGCTGAACAAGAGAG TGCCCCCAGAGGTGAAGGTGTGGAGTCATCACCAATCAGATGGGATAacaagacttcagtgcctggtGTACGGGTTTCACCCCCGACCTGTGGATGTGAAGTGGGTGAGGAATGGGGAGGATGATGTTCCTTCAGATGAAATGAGTCCAATTCTCCCCCATCTTGATGGCACCTATCAGATCAGAGTCAGTGTGGAAGTGCCAACAAGGGAGGTAGATACTTACTCCTGTCATGTGGACCACAGCAGTCTGAAGGAGACTCTCACTGTAAAATGGG